The Streptomyces sp. BA2 genome includes the window CGCGATCGCCCGCCGGCTGCTGGCCGAGCGCGGGGTGGCCGACCGGTTCACCTGCATCGACGGTGACTTCCACACCACCGACTTCGGCACGGCGAAGTACGACATCGCCCTGTACTCCCACATCGCTCACCAGGAAGGGCCCGAGGGGAACGTGGAGGTCTTCACCAGGCTCCGCAACGCCCTCAAGCCCGGCGGCGCCGTCGTGATCTGCGACTACGTCGTCGACGACGACCGCAGCGGTCCGGCCTTCCCGCTGATCTTCGCCTCGGAAATGCTGCTCAAGAGCAAGCAGGGCGGCACCTGGCGGCAGAGCGACTACCGCGACTGGCTCGTCAAGGCCGGCTTCGAGGACGTCTCGTTCCACTCCGCACCGCCCGCCACGCTGGTCGTCGCCCGGTAGCAGCGCGCGGGCCGGGCATCGACCGGAGGGCGCCCCGCAGGCCGGCGGCGTCCCCCTGGTCGACCCGGAGTCCGGTCGCAGCGCACATGGAACTCCATCAAGGAAGGGATGCCAGCCGTGGAACCCGTGAACGTCGCCATCGTCTACTACAGCGCGACGGGCAGTGTTCATGCCCTGGCCAAGGCCGCCGCCGAGGGGGCGGAGAAGGCCGGCGCGACCGTGCGCCTGCGCAAGGTCCGCGAACTGGCCCCGCCGGAGGCGATCAACGCCAACCCGGCCTGGGCCCAGCACATACAGGACAGCGCCGACACCGCCGAGGCCGTTCTCGACGACCTGGGCTGGGCCGACGCCCTGCTGCTCGGCACCCCCACCCGTTTCGGCAACCCGGCAAGCCAGCTGAGGGCGTTCCTCGAGACGACCGGCCCCCTGTGGGCCCAGGGGAAGCTCGCCGACAAGGTGTGCTCCGCCTTCACCGCGAGCAACACCCCGCACGGCGGCCAGGAGTCCACCATCCTGGCGCTGTCGAACACGTTCTACCACTGGGGCGGCATCATCGTGCCGCCCGGCTACACCGACCCTATCCAGTTCAAGTCCGGTAATCCCTACGGCACTTCACACGTAGCGGGGCGGGGCGCGCCAAGCGACGAGACCTTGGCGGCAGCCCGTCACCAGGCTCGGCGCGTCGTGGACACCGCGGCAGCACTCAAAGCCGGCCGCGCCACCACCGCCTGAGGACCTTCACGCCGTGCACGTCCATACAAGGAGACAACTCTCGTGAACATCGCACTGTGGATCGTCGCGGTCGTGCTGGGCGCAGCCAGCCTGGCCGGAGGCGCCATGAAGCTGCTCCAGCCCACGGAGAAGCTGGCCGCGGCCGGCTTCGGCTGGGTCGAGGACTTCGACCCCCGCGGCGTCAAGGCCATCGGCGCCCTCGAAGTGCTGGCCGGAGTGGGCCTGATCCTGCCCGCCGTGCTCGACGTCGCGCCGGTTCTGGTGCCGTCGGCCGCCGCGGGCATGGTGCTGCTGATGGTCGGCGCGGCCATCACGCACTCCCGTCGGCAGGAGGCCCAGGCGATCGTGGTCAACGTCGTCCTGCTCCTGGTGGCGGGCTTTGTGGCATGGGGCCGCTTCGGCCCCCACTCCTTCTGACCCGGCGCGGTTCCTGCGGCGCCACCTGATCGGCGCTTCGCGTCCCTCGCTCACCGCTAAGGAGAAGTCCCCATGAAGGGCTCCATCGCCTACAAATCGATACAGAAACGCGGGCTTCACATCGGCCTCCTGCCCGAGATGGCAGCGGCCGTGAACGCGTCGACGCCGATCACGCTGGATCACGACCTCGACGTCCTGCCCAAGGCGGGACGGCGCCTGACGGTCACTCAGTACGCCGAGCACGTCGACGACCTGGCGGCCCGGCTGTGGGCGGCCGGTGTCCGGCCCGACGAGCACGTCGCGCTCTACAAGAGCGCCAACGCCGACATCTGGATGCTCGCCGCAGCCGCGGCCCGCATCGGCGCGGTCCTCGTGATGCTGTCGCCCGCCCTGAACCCCGAGACCGTCGCGGCCCTGCTCAAGCGGGTGGACCAGCCGAACCTGCTCACCGACGGACACAAGCTCGACCTGCTGGCCGGCATACCGCTCGCGGACCTCACCCAGCGAGTCATCACCGCGAACGGAGAGCGGCCGGGCGCCGTATCGCTCGCCGAACTCGCCGGCGCCCCGCGGGTCAGGCCGGTGATCCGGCCGATCGACGAGGCCGCCGTGATCACCCACACCTCCGGCACCACCGGCATACCCAAGCTCGTGGTGCACACTCCGCGCACCCAGGGCCTGCGCCTCATCCCGCAGTGGCGACTCCTCTCCCTGATGCGGAAGAAGGACACCGTCGCGATCCACGTCCCCTTCGTGCACTCGCGG containing:
- the wrbA gene encoding NAD(P)H:quinone oxidoreductase, whose amino-acid sequence is MPAVEPVNVAIVYYSATGSVHALAKAAAEGAEKAGATVRLRKVRELAPPEAINANPAWAQHIQDSADTAEAVLDDLGWADALLLGTPTRFGNPASQLRAFLETTGPLWAQGKLADKVCSAFTASNTPHGGQESTILALSNTFYHWGGIIVPPGYTDPIQFKSGNPYGTSHVAGRGAPSDETLAAARHQARRVVDTAAALKAGRATTA
- a CDS encoding DoxX family protein gives rise to the protein MNIALWIVAVVLGAASLAGGAMKLLQPTEKLAAAGFGWVEDFDPRGVKAIGALEVLAGVGLILPAVLDVAPVLVPSAAAGMVLLMVGAAITHSRRQEAQAIVVNVVLLLVAGFVAWGRFGPHSF